Proteins co-encoded in one Periophthalmus magnuspinnatus isolate fPerMag1 chromosome 20, fPerMag1.2.pri, whole genome shotgun sequence genomic window:
- the steap2 gene encoding metalloreductase STEAP2: MENLSMSSSRTPVFLTSSSSHFLTPLRNGYGAASSPPAPSGPSSPSPLPTITILGSGDFSRALALRLLRGGFHVVVGSRRPKQAAHCFPHVVDVTHYEDAVGKANIVFLAIRREHYSVLWDLKHLLEGKILVDVSNNRRVNQYPESNAEYLSSLLPSCTVVKGFNVISAWAMQQSYPLDASTHVYICSDSVWARQQVMELARLLHFRPVDMGPLSWSRDIETMPLRLFPGWRGPVLAAVALSIFFFSYSFVRDVIHPYVQSRQSDFYKIPMEVVNRTLPAVAITLLALVYLAGQVAAGHQLYYGTKYRQFPGWLEGWLRSRKQLGLLSFFLAAVHVLYSLCLPMRRSERYQLLNTAYQQVHADVESTWNEEEVWRVEMYVSFGVMSLGLLSLLAVTSLPSVHMALNWREFSFIQSTLGYIALLIATLHGLLFGWRRAFQWDSYRFYLPPSFVPALALPVCVVLGKLLLLLPCLARRLHLIRRGRDSRQDGPSRLEPVGAAMSPERVTIM; encoded by the exons ATGGAGAATCTGTCCatgagcagcagcagaaccccagtcttcctcacctcctcctcctcacacttcCTGACCCCTCTGAGGAATGGCTACGGTGCAGCCTCGAGCCCTCCCGCACCCTCCGGGCCCTCCAGCCCCTCTCCCCTGCCCACCATCACCATCTTGGGCTCAGGCGACTTCTCCAGAGCACTGGCCCTCCGACTGCTGCGTGGGGGCTTCCATGTCGTGGTGGGCAGCCGCAGACCCAAGCAGGCAGCTCATTGCTTTCCTCATGTGGTGGACGTGACGCACTATGAGGACGCGGTGGGGAAGGCCAACATCGTGTTTCTGGCCATCCGCAGGGAACACTACTCTGTGCTGTGGGACCTCAAACATCTGCTGGAGG GTAAGATCCTGGTAGATGTAAGTAACAACAGGAGAGTGAACCAGTACCCTGAGTCCAACGCAGAGTACCTGTCCTCTCTGCTGCCCTCCTGCACTGTGGTCAAAGGCTTCAACGTCATCTCCGCCTGGGCCATGCAGCAAAGCTACCCCCTGGATGCCAGCACACAC GTGTATATCTGCAGTGACAGCGTGTGGGCGCGGCAGCAGGTTATGGAGTTGGCACGGCTGCTGCACTTCCGGCCTGTGGACATGGGACCACTGAGCTGGTCCCGGGACATCGAGACCATGCCCCTGCGCCTCTTTCCCGGCTGGAGGGGTCCTGTGCTGGCCGCTGTGgctctctccatcttcttttTCTCCTACTCCTTTGTGCGGGACGTCATTCACCCATACGTCCAGTCCCGGCAGAGCGACTTTTACAAGATCCCCATGGAAGTTGTCAACCGTACCCTGCCCGCAGTGGCCATCACGCTTCTAGCACTAGTGTACCTGGCAGGGCAGGTGGCGGCGGGGCATCAGTTGTACTATGGGACAAAGTACCGACAGTTCCCAGGCTGGCTGGAGGGCTGGCTGCGCAGTCGCAAACAGCTGGGTCTGCTCAGCTTCTTCCTGGCAGCGGTGCACGTGCTCTACAGCCTGTGCCTGCCCATGAGGAGGTCCGAGAGGTACCAGCTGCTCAACACCGCCTACCAACAG GTCCATGCGGATGTGGAGAGCACGTGGaatgaggaggaggtgtggcGTGTGGAGATGTATGTGTCCTTTGGGGTCATGAGCCTGGGTCTGCTGTCTCTGCTCGCTGTCACATCCCTGCCCTCTGTCCACATGGCCCTCAACTGGAGGGAGTTCAGCTTCATACAG TCGACTCTGGGCTACATCGCTCTGCTCATAGCCACGCTGCACGGCCTGCTGTTCGGTTGGAGGAGGGCCTTCCAATGGGACTCATACCGCTTCTACCTGCCCCCCAGCTTTGTCCCGGCTCTGGCCCTGCCCGTGTGTGTGGTGCTGGgcaagctgctgctgctgctacccTGCCTGGCCCGCAGACTACACCTGATTCGGAGGGGACGAGACAGCCGACAGGATGGCCCCTCGCGCCTGGAGCCCGTGGGGGCTGCTATGTCTCCGGAGAGGGTTACCATCATGTGA
- the alg14 gene encoding UDP-N-acetylglucosamine transferase subunit ALG14 homolog, producing the protein MLALETVVVTLVFLFLLFCLRLYVVLKSGAKYKPGSKGSVSVLVAVGSGGHTTEILRLLGSLSSAYSPRYYVLAQTDRMSEDKIHAFESSREQGDSEFSVFRIPRSREVHQSWSSSVLSTVNALCYSVPLVFRLKPDLILCNGPGTCVPLCLVGLLLGVLGLKQVVLVYVESLCRVQSLSLTGRILYPLTHYFFVQWAALRDKYPKAIFLGRIV; encoded by the exons ATGCTAGCTCTTGAGACAGTTGTGGTAactcttgtatttttattccttCTGTTTTGTCTCCGTCTGTATGTAGTCCTAAAATCCGGGGCCAAGTACAAGCCTGGCAGTAAGGGCTCGGTGTCGGTGTTGGTCGCGGTCGGATCAG ggGGCCACACCACAGAGATCCTCCGACTCTTGGGCAGTCTGTCCTCAGCATACTCACCTCGATACTACGTCCTGGCTCAGACCGACCGCATGAGCGAAGACAAGATTCATGCCTTCGAGAGCTCCAGAGAGCAGGGAGACTCAGAG TTCAGCGTGTTCCGGATCCCGCGCAGCAGAGAGGTGCACCAGTCCTGGAGCTCATCTGTCTTGAGCACTGTGAACGCCCTGTGCTACTCTGTGCCCCTGGTGTTCAGACTGAAGCCTGACCTG atcCTGTGTAACGGCCCTGGCACGTGCGTCCCTCTTTGCCTGGTGGGGCTGCTCCTCGGGGTGCTGGGGCTGAAGCAGGTGGTCCTGGTGTACGTGGAGAGCCTGTGCCGTGTGCAGTCCCTATCTCTCACAGGCAGGATCCTCTACCCCCTCACACACTACTTCTTTGTGCAGTGGGCCGCGCTCAGGGACAAGTACCCCAAAGCCATTTTCCTCGGGCGCATCGTCTGA
- the mos gene encoding proto-oncogene serine/threonine-protein kinase mos: MPSPIPASRLLPKDLFPSVDAGACSSPLFKHGTTLHIPAPRPGRCSRPWSSAILWSELRTVGPVGSGGFGSVFRAEYLGQSVALKRVNRSTKNRLASRHSFWAELNAAHLRHRNIARVLAASTCVPAEPEYEGSLGGVLMELCVSDLQQIIYGTDPLEENRCLRYAEDVTHGLRFLHAHGVLHLDIKPANLLLSQDDVVKIADFGCSLKLESGSEATAVSPQLSHVGGTFTHRAPELLKGEPVSAKADVFSFAITLWQLLTRDQPYVGDRQYVIYAVVAHEMRPQLQGHAVFSGARGQIYSALLKRCWSAQPQSRPSSEELLQLLPRGQDT, from the coding sequence ATGCCGTCTCCGATCCCCGCGTCCAGGCTGCTGCCCAAGGACCTGTTCCCCAGCGTGGACGCGGGAGCCTGCAGCAGCCCGCTCTTCAAACACGGCACAACTCTGCACATCCCCGCTCCACGGCCTGGCCGCTGCTCCCGGCCCTGGTCCTCGGCGATTCTGTGGTCGGAGCTGCGGACTGTGGGACCGGTGGGTTCGGGAGGCTTTGGCTCGGTCTTCAGGGCGGAGTACCTGGGTCAGAGCGTGGCACTCAAACGGGTCAACAGGTCTACTAAGAACCGCCTAGCCTCTAGACACAGCTTCTGGGCCGAACTGAACGCGGCGCACCTGCGCCACCGGAATATTGCACGCGTTCTCGCTGCCAGCACATGTGTGCCCGCGGAGCCGGAGTACGAGGGTAGTCTCGGGGGCGTGCTGATGGAGCTATGCGTGTCGGACCTACAGCAGATCATCTACGGCACTGATCCCCTGGAGGAGAACCGTTGCTTGCGCTACGCCGAGGACGTGACGCACGGTCTCCGCTTCCTTCACGCGCACGGTGTGCTACATCTGGACATTAAACCTGCGAATCTGCTGCTATCCCAGGACGACGTGGTCAAGATAGCGGATTTTGGCTGCTCCCTGAAGCTGGAGTCCGGGTCAGAGGCTACAGCCGTGAGCCCGCAGCTTAGCCACGTGGGCGGTACATTTACGCACCGCGCACCAGAGCTGCTCAAAGGCGAGCCCGTTTCAGCCAAAGCGGACGTGTTCTCGTTCGCCATCACGCTGTGGCAGCTGCTGACCCGCGACCAGCCGTACGTTGGGGACCGGCAGTACGTCATCTACGCCGTGGTTGCCCACGAGATGCGGCCGCAGCTTCAGGGTCATGCGGTTTTCAGCGGAGCGCGTGGACAAATATACAGTGCGCTGTTGAAGCGCTGCTGGAGCGCTCAACCCCAGAGTAGACCGAGCTCCGAAGAACTACTGCAGCTGCTGCCCAGGGGCCAGGACACGTGA